The following coding sequences lie in one Aythya fuligula isolate bAytFul2 chromosome 17, bAytFul2.pri, whole genome shotgun sequence genomic window:
- the YPEL1 gene encoding protein yippee-like 1 codes for MVKMTKSKTFQAYLPNCHRTYSCIHCRAHLANHDELISKSFQGSQGRAYLFNSVVNVGCGPAEERVLLTGLHAVADIYCENCKTTLGWKYEHAFESSQKYKEGKFIIELAHMIKDNGWE; via the exons AtggtaaaaatgacaaaatcaaAAACGTTCCAGGCTTACCTGCCGAACTGTCACCGAACCTACAGCTGTATCCACTGCAGAGCCCATCTAGCCAATCATGATGAATTGATCTCCAAG tcCTTCCAGGGAAGCCAGGGACGAGCCTACCTCTTTAATTCTGT GGTAAATGTGGGCTGTGGTCCAGCAGAGGAGAGAGTTCTTCTGACAGGTTTACATGCTGTGGCAGATATCTATTGTGAAAACTGTAAAACCACTCTTGGATGGAAATAT gaaCATGCTTTCGAGAGCAGTCAGAaatacaaagaaggaaaatttatCATTGAACTTGCCCACATGATAAAAGACAATGGCTGGGAGTGA